In a genomic window of Scyliorhinus torazame isolate Kashiwa2021f chromosome 5, sScyTor2.1, whole genome shotgun sequence:
- the LOC140421794 gene encoding uncharacterized protein produces the protein MEGKSIVHSGEKPYTCCVCGRGFSQSSGLTSHKCSHSVEKPWKCGDCGKGFTSPSNLETHRRSHTGERPFTCSECGKGFSDSSTLRKHQRIHTGERPFTCSECGKGFTISAHLLSHQRVHTGERPFQCPDCGKGYKSSGELMSHQRVHTDERPFRCSHCGTGFRRSSNLTVHQRIHTGERPFTCSECGKGFSDSSTLQKHQRIHTGERPFTCSECGKGFTISAHLLSHQRVHTGERPFQCPDCGKGYKSSGELMSHQRVHTDERPFRCSRCGTGFRRSSNLTVHQRIHTGERPFTCSECGKGFSDSSTLQKHQRIHTGERPFTCSECGKGFTISAHLLSHQRVHTGERPFQCPDCGKGYKSSGELMSHQRVHTDERPFRCSRCGTGFSRSSNLTVHQRIHTGERPFACSWCGKGFTQLSALQKHQRIHTGERPFTCSECGKGFTSSSHLLRHQRGHK, from the coding sequence atggaaggaaaaagcatcgttcacagtggggagaaaccgtacacgtgttgtgtgtgtggacgaggtttcagtcaatcatcaggcctcacaagccacaaatgcagtcactctgtggagaaaccatggaaatgtggggactgtgggaaaggattcacttccccatccaatctggaaactcatcgacgcagtcacactggggagagaccattcacctgctcagaatgtgggaagggattcagtgattcatccaccctgcggaagcaccagcgaattcacactggggagaggccattcacctgctcagaatgtgggaaaggatttactatttcagcccaccttttgagtcaccagcgagttcacactggggagaggccgtttcaatgtccagactgcgggaaaggCTATAAAAGCTCTGGGgaactgatgagccatcaacgtgttcacactgacgagagacccttcaggtgctctcactgcgggactgggttcagacgatcatctaacctcactgtacatcagcgaattcacactggggagaggccattcacctgctcagaatgtgggaagggattcagtgattcatccaccctgcagaagcaccagcgaattcacactggggagaggccattcacctgctcagaatgtgggaagggatttactatttcagcccacctcttgagtcaccagcgagttcacactggggagaggccgtttcaatgtccagactgcgggaaaggCTATAAAAGCTCTGGGgaactgatgagccatcaacgtgttcacactgacgagagacccttcaggtgctctcgctgtgggactgggttcagacgatcatctaacctcactgtacatcagcgcattcacactggggagaggccattcacctgctcagaatgtgggaagggattcagtgattcatccaccctgcagaagcaccagcgaattcacactggggagaggccattcacctgctcagaatgtgggaagggatttactatttcagcccacctcttgagtcaccagcgagttcacactggggagaggccgtttcaatgtccagactgcgggaaaggCTATAAAAGCTCTGGGgaactgatgagccatcaacgtgttcacactgacgagagacccttcaggtgctctcgctgtgggactgggttcagtcgatcatctaacctcactgtacatcagcgaattcacactggggagagaccattcgcctgctcctggtgtgggaaaggattcactcagctatccgccctgcagaagcaccagcgaattcacactggggagagaccgttcacctgctccgagtgtgggaagggattcacctcttcatcccacctgctgagacaccaacgaggccacaagtaa